In Gadus chalcogrammus isolate NIFS_2021 chromosome 11, NIFS_Gcha_1.0, whole genome shotgun sequence, a single window of DNA contains:
- the LOC130391622 gene encoding twist-related protein 2-like, with protein sequence MSEETRESSCSSPGSPMDSLGNSVGEVDSQTRRGGRKIRRSSRTDGEDSDSPTPGKGGKRSSPSSQSSEELHTERVMANGRERQRTQSLNQAFASLRKIIPTLPSDKLSKIQTLKLAARYIDFLFQVLQSEELDSKMASCGCESPERLRSAFSVWRMEMVNIALGKTL encoded by the coding sequence ATGTCTGAGGAGACCCGAGAGTCGAGCTGCAGCTCCCCTGGCTCTCCTATGGACAGTCTCGGTAACAGCGTGGGAGAAGTGGACAGTCAAACcaggagaggtgggaggaaAATAAGGAGATCGAGTCGGACAGACGGGGAGGATTCAGATAGTCCAACCCCCGGGAAGGGAGGGAAAAGGTCCAGCCCCAGCTCCCAGTCCTCTGAAGAGCTCCACACGGAGAGGGTCATGGCCAACGGGCGGGAGAGGCAGAGGACGCAGTCTCTGAACCAAGCGTTTGCATCACTGCGGAAAATCATTCCTACTTTGCCCTCAGACAAATTAAGCAAGATACAAACACTGAAGCTTGCTGCCAGATACATCGATTTTCTCTTCCAAGTCCTGCAAAGCGAGGAGTTGGACTCCAAAATGGCAAGTTGTGGTTGTGAGTCTCCTGAGAGGTTGAGATCTGCGTTCTCTGTGTGGAGGATGGAGATGGTCAACATCGCACTAGGAAAAACCCTTTGA